Proteins from a single region of Balaenoptera acutorostrata chromosome 16, mBalAcu1.1, whole genome shotgun sequence:
- the LOC103016366 gene encoding 60S ribosomal protein L29-like, translated as MSSCKLYRIPALSLPVPGVSGSAGPDKGEEVGPAPRAPSSDLHSRPPVADTAKSKNDTTHNQSRKWHRNGIKKPRSQRYESLKGVDPKFLRNMRFAKKHNKKGLKKMQANNAKAVSARAEAIKAPVKPKEVKPRIPTGGSRKLSRLAYIAHPKLGKRARVRIAKGLRLCRPKSQAKAQTKAKAAGAAAAPAPAPKGAQAPTKPPE; from the exons ATGTCAAGTTGCAAATTATACAG aattccagCTCTTTCTCTTCCGGTCCCAGGCGTTTCGGGATCTGCGGGCCCCGATAAGGGCGAAGAGGTAGGCCCGGCCCCGCGAGCCCCCAGCTCTGATCTCCACTCTCGTCCTCCAGTTGCAGACACGGCCAAGTCCAAGAACGACACCACGCACAACCAGTCCCGAAAATGGCACAGAAATGGCATCAAGAAACCCCGATCACAACGATATGAATCTCTTAAGGGGGTGGACCCCAAGTTCCTGAGGAACATGCGTTTTGCCAAGAAGCACAACAAGAAGGGCCTGAAGAAGATGCAGGCCAACAATGCCAAGGCCGTAAGTGCACGTGCTGAGGCTATCAAGGCTCCCGTAAAGCCCAAGGAGGTCAAGCCCAGGATCCCAACAGGCGGCAGCCGCAAGCTCAGTCGACTTGCCTACATTGCTCACCCCAAGCTCGGGAAACGTGCTCGTGTCCGCATCGCCAAGGGTCTCAGGCTCTGCCGGCCAAAGTCCCAGGCCAAGGCTCAAACCAAGGCCAAGGCTGCAGGTGCAGCTGCGGCTCCAGCTCCGGCTCCCAAAGGTGCCCAGGCCCCCACAAAGCCTCCAGAGTAG